The stretch of DNA CATCTGCGCGAGCGAGACTTTCCTGGTCTCGCCGCATCCGCAGGCAGATCGTGGCTGCGCGCTAGAAAGGGGAATGGCAAGACGATCCGAATGTGGCAAACACGATATTCATAGCTCGACAGGTTTGCTTTCAATCTGCAAAAAAAGATCCACAGCTCCACGGGCCTGGAAGATGGAATCGGCCTACATAGCTCCTAGGAGTACTCTACTCTTTGCTTAGAATGATCGATCTCCGGCGGTCTTCTCCGTCTCTCCGTGGCGGCGCGGCGCCTATGTACAAGTCAGCGCGCTGGCTTCAGAGCTCACTGGAAGCCGCCCAGGCCGTTGAGCAGCAGCTCGTGCGGGCGCAGCAGGGTCGGGGTGGCCGCCAGCGGCAGCGGGGACGGGTAGGACATGTCGTAGTCGGAGGCGTCCGGGAGGTCGGCCCAGAGCGCGTCGCCGGGCATGAGCGGGGCGCGGCAGAGCGGGCAGGTGCGCTGCCCGTGGCCCATCCAGCGGTCGATGCAGCCGCGGTGGAAGACGTGGCGGCAGTTGGGCAGCCGCCGCACCTCGTGGCAGCCGCCGATGCCGCAGAGGCAGACGGCGCAGTCGCCGTCGCCGCACACGGACGGGGAGGACGCCAGCAGCTCGTCGAACCGCAGCACGGGGAGCGCCTCCTCGACGGCGGCCATCGGCGGCAGCGCGCGGAAGTCGGGCCGCCGGTGCTgcagcgagggcgagggcgagggcgccgGTCCGTGGTGCGCGTGCCACTGCGCCTCCTCCGCCGTGGGCACGGGCGCGCTGCCGCCGAGGTCGATGAGGTCGCCCAGGCCGACGGCGTGGAAGgcccagaggaggaggcggtggaggtggccgaggaggaggagcgcctgcaGGAGCAGCCGGGGGAGCAGCAGCTCCGAGTACCCCACGGGGAAGCCCATGGCGTCGATCTTGGCTGGCTCGGGGCGTGCGAGGCGTGCGCGCGTGTCGCGGAGCAGGGCGGAGGCAGGCGAGTCGGGAGAGGCCGGGTGACACACTCACACAGTGGCAGTGGGGCTCTTATATAAAGCGCGGGTCAGCCAGTGAGGGGAGGAGGGAGGTAGGGAGGGAGACGagtggggagggggaggggaatAACGCGGAAAGCTCGACGAGTGTGGGTGTTGCCTCGGGCGGCGGTAGTTGGTTGGGACGTGGGTGTGCGTGTTGGCCCGCCTGAGGCTTGGACGGCGGGCTGATGCGCCACCGGCTGGCCCGGTGAGAACCACGGGTAGGTAGGTCCACACTGTGGCGTGCTGCGTAGCTTTGCTTTCGTTCTCGCCCCGTCCACCCCCGCCTCTTCCGCAGCGGGGTGGTAGTATCATGCATCCTTGGGTAGTAATGTTTTTGGTCAAACTAGTAAATTCGTACATGCAATGCACATTAATATCAAACAATATATTAATTATGTGCAGATATTAGgtgtaggatattatttgcatgcTATTTAGAAATGATATTTGGTATCATATTAATAGCATgctaaatgtgttgagcgctcATCATCGAAGCAACCTGAGTCGTTGGATTGACCTGGTTTGATGGCCGTGATTTGTTTGATCTGCCCATTTGAGTCTTATATTGGTTTATTATAGATATAGATGAATAGCATGACATATCAAGAAAAAAGGGAAAGAGAAGATACTaaatcatatcatgatactgtatcataataaACGAGATATTAGTATTAGTTtacataaataataaaataaatgagTACTATGCATTGTGGTagtatcatatacttattactcatATCATATTGTGGGATATTAACTTATGATACTAGCCATTGGGAGAGGTCTAATTCTTTTGGATCTGCTCCCTGGATTTACTGTTACCAGCAAAGTAGCATGTGACTTTCCAAATGTAGAACTGAGACGTGTCATGAAACGAGCACTTACAGACGTTGTCATGTGGCGTTGACCTACTTATTTTCGAAAACCTGTATATGGTTTTATAGTGCCACATTGGACACGCAAAACTATGAATCTATATCATTTTAGGCTTAATATTTAGTTATTTGTCAAAAAGATTCACCGAAAGCAAGGTGGTAATATTCGATCGACTAACAAAAAGACCGAGTTTAAATGCTACCAAACATCCAGATCATGTTTGGTTACTTGCATCATATTCACGTTTTCGATGAGCCTGGCTCTGTGGAGCCTGGCTAGGGCAAACAACCTTTGGGTTGTGTTCTCCACTTTGTTTGGCAGCTCACATTGCATCAATTTCTACACTGGGTTTTGTTGCCCGTATTTCGGTATTTTGGACAGGGCTCATGCAATACGTTGTGTTTAGTTGCAACATCCAACCCAATTTGTGCTGATTAAGTTAATAGTCACACATGAAAAAGGTTACACAGTACACTAAATAGGTAGAGATCTATTCGTTTACGTGCAATAATTAA from Triticum dicoccoides isolate Atlit2015 ecotype Zavitan chromosome 6A, WEW_v2.0, whole genome shotgun sequence encodes:
- the LOC119317440 gene encoding E3 ubiquitin-protein ligase RHA1B-like, translated to MGFPVGYSELLLPRLLLQALLLLGHLHRLLLWAFHAVGLGDLIDLGGSAPVPTAEEAQWHAHHGPAPSPSPSLQHRRPDFRALPPMAAVEEALPVLRFDELLASSPSVCGDGDCAVCLCGIGGCHEVRRLPNCRHVFHRGCIDRWMGHGQRTCPLCRAPLMPGDALWADLPDASDYDMSYPSPLPLAATPTLLRPHELLLNGLGGFQ